One window of the Eucalyptus grandis isolate ANBG69807.140 chromosome 6, ASM1654582v1, whole genome shotgun sequence genome contains the following:
- the LOC104447166 gene encoding lipid droplet-associated hydrolase isoform X1 yields the protein MLLRPPCLAVAVRPLPLFRRRRTRFGLKCEFGVMGRESLTSKAANFRICNVSGCATELLEVRSEDPALHVLFIPGNPGIVTYYKDFVESLYDQLGGSASVTAVGHISHSKKDWENGRFFSLQEQIDHKVEFMRQEMQNSRTPLLLVGHSIGSYISMEILRKCPEKVTYCIGLYPFLTLNPGSMKQSMIKNISASSIICAAVSLIVASLGSLPSRFSRFIVANSLGKSWSPLAIKATCTHLLQYHTMRNVLFMAMTEFKQLPEVPDWAFLRANREKIAFLFGLDDHWGPLHVLEEISKTIPEITLAIEREGHAHSFCCTEAGSVWVAEHIVSLIKARILTSNQRI from the exons atgctGCTTCGTCCTCCCTGCTTAGCAGTTGCGGTCCGACCACTCCCCCTCTTCCGTCGTCGCCG GACGAGATTCGGTTTGAAATGTGAATTTGGAGTCATGGGTCGTGAATCCCTCACTTCGAAAGCCGCTAATTTTCGAATCTGCAACGTGTCCGG CTGTGCCACCGAATTGCTCGAAGTTCGATCGGAAGATCCTGCATTGCATGTTCTGTTCATTCCTGGGAATCCAG GTATTGTTACATATTACAAGGACTTTGTTGAGTCGCTGTATGATCAGTTGGGAGGAAGTGCATCTGTTACGg CTGTTGGCCACATATCCCATTCCAAAAAG GACTGGGAGAATGGAAGGTTCTTCTCATTACAGGAGCAAATTGACCATAAG GTGGAATTCATGAGACAGGAAATGCAAAATTCCAGAACTCCTTTATTACTG GTTGGGCACTCAATTGGTTCATATATCTCTATGGAGATCCTCCGGAAGTGCCCTGAGAAG GTCACGTATTGTATTGGACTATATCCATTTCTGACATTGAACCCAGGGTCCATGAAGCAGTCTATGATTAAGAACATTTCAGC GTCCTCCATCATCTGTGCAGCTGTGAGCCTTATCGTAGCGTCATTGGGTTCATTGCCAAGTAGATTTTCCAGGTTTATTGTTGCAAACTCCCTTGGAAAATCGTGGTCTCCATTGGCTATTAAGGCTACATGCACTCATTTACTGCAG TATCATACAATGCGGAATGTGCTCTTCATGGCAATGACGGAATTTAAACAG CTTCCAGAAGTACCAGATTGGGCATTTCTGAGAGCAAACAGGGAAAAAATTGCATTTCTGTTTGGCCTTGATGATCACTGGGGCCCGCTGCATGTGCTTGAAGAG ATATCCAAGACGATCCCTGAAATTACTTTAGCAATTGAAAGGGAGGGCCATGCTCATTCTTTCTGCTGCACAGAGGCTGGATCAGTTTGGGTAGCTGAGCATATTGTGAGCTTGATCAAAGCCAGGATATTGACTTCGAACCAACGGATctaa
- the LOC104447166 gene encoding lipid droplet-associated hydrolase isoform X2, producing MGRESLTSKAANFRICNVSGCATELLEVRSEDPALHVLFIPGNPGIVTYYKDFVESLYDQLGGSASVTAVGHISHSKKDWENGRFFSLQEQIDHKVEFMRQEMQNSRTPLLLVGHSIGSYISMEILRKCPEKVTYCIGLYPFLTLNPGSMKQSMIKNISASSIICAAVSLIVASLGSLPSRFSRFIVANSLGKSWSPLAIKATCTHLLQYHTMRNVLFMAMTEFKQLPEVPDWAFLRANREKIAFLFGLDDHWGPLHVLEEISKTIPEITLAIEREGHAHSFCCTEAGSVWVAEHIVSLIKARILTSNQRI from the exons ATGGGTCGTGAATCCCTCACTTCGAAAGCCGCTAATTTTCGAATCTGCAACGTGTCCGG CTGTGCCACCGAATTGCTCGAAGTTCGATCGGAAGATCCTGCATTGCATGTTCTGTTCATTCCTGGGAATCCAG GTATTGTTACATATTACAAGGACTTTGTTGAGTCGCTGTATGATCAGTTGGGAGGAAGTGCATCTGTTACGg CTGTTGGCCACATATCCCATTCCAAAAAG GACTGGGAGAATGGAAGGTTCTTCTCATTACAGGAGCAAATTGACCATAAG GTGGAATTCATGAGACAGGAAATGCAAAATTCCAGAACTCCTTTATTACTG GTTGGGCACTCAATTGGTTCATATATCTCTATGGAGATCCTCCGGAAGTGCCCTGAGAAG GTCACGTATTGTATTGGACTATATCCATTTCTGACATTGAACCCAGGGTCCATGAAGCAGTCTATGATTAAGAACATTTCAGC GTCCTCCATCATCTGTGCAGCTGTGAGCCTTATCGTAGCGTCATTGGGTTCATTGCCAAGTAGATTTTCCAGGTTTATTGTTGCAAACTCCCTTGGAAAATCGTGGTCTCCATTGGCTATTAAGGCTACATGCACTCATTTACTGCAG TATCATACAATGCGGAATGTGCTCTTCATGGCAATGACGGAATTTAAACAG CTTCCAGAAGTACCAGATTGGGCATTTCTGAGAGCAAACAGGGAAAAAATTGCATTTCTGTTTGGCCTTGATGATCACTGGGGCCCGCTGCATGTGCTTGAAGAG ATATCCAAGACGATCCCTGAAATTACTTTAGCAATTGAAAGGGAGGGCCATGCTCATTCTTTCTGCTGCACAGAGGCTGGATCAGTTTGGGTAGCTGAGCATATTGTGAGCTTGATCAAAGCCAGGATATTGACTTCGAACCAACGGATctaa
- the LOC104447151 gene encoding putative HVA22-like protein g isoform X2, translating into MLGNFITRCLLLVFGYAYPAFQCYKVVEKNRVQIEELRHWCQYWIILAMFTVLERIADVLISWLPMYWELKLGFIIYLWHPKTKGTGYVYDALLHPFMARHEREIDMKLVEWEARAWDFASFYWQYTSEFAQVAFSRAMQYLASQSKNFNFKEGRSHGSINRSVSGTTKSESGETNPGSNTEYVYVEDQAEQQEVLDHGGASLEEDDKPHASTGHRLRRSHHNQRAAGHHSD; encoded by the exons ATGCTGGGGAATTTCATCACCCGATGCCTTTT ATTGGTTTTCGGGTATGCGTACCCAGCATTCCAGTGTTACAAAGTGGTGGAGAAGAACAGGGTGCAGATTGAGGAACTCAGGCATTGGTGTCAATACTG GATCATCCTGGCGATGTTCACGGTCCTGGAAAGGATTGCCGATGTGTTGATCTCATG GCTTCCGATGTATTGGGAGCTGAAGCTCGGTTTCATCATCTACTTGTGGCATCCAAAAACCAAG GGAACTGGGTACGTTTACGACGCGCTGCTGCATCCGTTCATGGCGAGGCACGAGAGGGAAATTGACATGAAGCTGGTCGAGTGGGAGGCGAGGGCGTGGGACTTTGCGTCTTTCTACTGGCAATACACCTCGGAATTCGCGCAGGTCGCCTTCTCTCGAGCCATGCAGTACCTGGCCTCACAGTCTAAGAATTTTAATTTCAAG GAGGGAAGGAGCCACGGCTCGATCAACCGTTCGGTGTCGGGGACGACTAAATCCGAGTCGGGGGAGACGAACCCCGGCTCCAACACGGAGTACGTCTACGTTGAGGACCAGGCCGAGCAACAGGAAGTGCTGGATCACGGAGGCGCATCTCTGGAGGAGGACGACAAGCCCCACGCGTCCACCGGCCACCGGCTGAGGCGCTCCCATCACAACCAACGCGCCGCCGGTCACCACAGCGATTGa
- the LOC104447151 gene encoding putative HVA22-like protein g isoform X1 gives MFFLWNLIGFLVLGFHRYGRLVFGYAYPAFQCYKVVEKNRVQIEELRHWCQYWIILAMFTVLERIADVLISWLPMYWELKLGFIIYLWHPKTKGTGYVYDALLHPFMARHEREIDMKLVEWEARAWDFASFYWQYTSEFAQVAFSRAMQYLASQSKNFNFKEGRSHGSINRSVSGTTKSESGETNPGSNTEYVYVEDQAEQQEVLDHGGASLEEDDKPHASTGHRLRRSHHNQRAAGHHSD, from the exons atgttttttctttggaatttgattGGCTTTCTCGTGTTGGGTTTTCATCGATATGGCAGATTGGTTTTCGGGTATGCGTACCCAGCATTCCAGTGTTACAAAGTGGTGGAGAAGAACAGGGTGCAGATTGAGGAACTCAGGCATTGGTGTCAATACTG GATCATCCTGGCGATGTTCACGGTCCTGGAAAGGATTGCCGATGTGTTGATCTCATG GCTTCCGATGTATTGGGAGCTGAAGCTCGGTTTCATCATCTACTTGTGGCATCCAAAAACCAAG GGAACTGGGTACGTTTACGACGCGCTGCTGCATCCGTTCATGGCGAGGCACGAGAGGGAAATTGACATGAAGCTGGTCGAGTGGGAGGCGAGGGCGTGGGACTTTGCGTCTTTCTACTGGCAATACACCTCGGAATTCGCGCAGGTCGCCTTCTCTCGAGCCATGCAGTACCTGGCCTCACAGTCTAAGAATTTTAATTTCAAG GAGGGAAGGAGCCACGGCTCGATCAACCGTTCGGTGTCGGGGACGACTAAATCCGAGTCGGGGGAGACGAACCCCGGCTCCAACACGGAGTACGTCTACGTTGAGGACCAGGCCGAGCAACAGGAAGTGCTGGATCACGGAGGCGCATCTCTGGAGGAGGACGACAAGCCCCACGCGTCCACCGGCCACCGGCTGAGGCGCTCCCATCACAACCAACGCGCCGCCGGTCACCACAGCGATTGa